The following proteins are encoded in a genomic region of Glycine max cultivar Williams 82 chromosome 18, Glycine_max_v4.0, whole genome shotgun sequence:
- the LOC100784345 gene encoding cyclin-C1-2 isoform X1, whose translation MAANFWTSSHYKHLLDQEDVDMVNPLDKEKGITLEDFKLIKMHMANYILKLAQQVKVRQRVVATAITYMRRVYTRKSMTEYDPRLVAPTCLYLASKAEESTVQARLLVFYIKKLYTDDKYRYEIKDILEMEMKILEALNYYLVVYHPYRSLSPLLQDAGLNDLNMTQLTWGFVNDTYKMDLILVHPPHLIALACIYIASVLREKDTTAWFEELRVDMNVVKNISMEILDFYESNRMFTDERINSALQKLSLRP comes from the exons ATGGCTGCCAATTTCTGGACATCATCTCATTA CAAGCATCTTCTGGATCAGGAAGATGTGGATATGGTGAATCCACTTGACAAGGAAAAGGGTATCACACTGGAGGATTTTAAGCTTATTAAGATGCACATGGCTAATT ATATTTTGAAATTGGCTCAACAAGTAAAAGTGAGGCAGAG GGTTGTGGCCACAGCAATTACATACATGAGGCGTGTTTACACCAG GAAGAGTATGACTGAATATGATCCACGTTTGGTAGCTCCAACATGCTTGTACCTGGCATCAAAAGCAGAAGAAAGCACAGTGCAGGCTCGGCTTCTtgtattttacattaaaaaattat ACACTGATGACAAGTATAGATATGAAATCAAGGACATACTTGAAATGGAAATGAAGATTTTAGAAGCGCTTAATTATTACCTGGTTGTATACCATCCATACCGTTCACTATCTCC GTTGCTTCAGGATGCAGGTCTGAATGATCTAAACATGACTCAACTAACTTG GGGGTTTGTAAATGACACATACAAGATGGACCTAATTCTTGTACATCCTCCGCATTTGATTGCTTTAGCTTGCATATACATTGCTAGTGTGCTCAGGGAGAAAGACACCACTGCTTGGTTTGAAGAACTTCGTGTTGATATGAACGTG GTTAAAAACATATCAATGGAGATACTTGATTTTTATGAAAGCAATAGAATGTTCACTGATGAGAGAATCAATTCTGCTCTCCAGAAGTTGAGCTTGAGACCCTAG
- the LOC100784345 gene encoding cyclin-C1-2 isoform X3, with translation MAANFWTSSHYKHLLDQEDVDMVNPLDKEKGITLEDFKLIKMHMANYILKLAQQVKVRQRVVATAITYMRRVYTRKSMTEYDPRLVAPTCLYLASKAEESTVQARLLVFYIKKLYTDDKYRYEIKDILEMEMKILEALNYYLVVYHPYRSLSPLLQDAGLNDLNMTQLTCYLANIVGITTSIY, from the exons ATGGCTGCCAATTTCTGGACATCATCTCATTA CAAGCATCTTCTGGATCAGGAAGATGTGGATATGGTGAATCCACTTGACAAGGAAAAGGGTATCACACTGGAGGATTTTAAGCTTATTAAGATGCACATGGCTAATT ATATTTTGAAATTGGCTCAACAAGTAAAAGTGAGGCAGAG GGTTGTGGCCACAGCAATTACATACATGAGGCGTGTTTACACCAG GAAGAGTATGACTGAATATGATCCACGTTTGGTAGCTCCAACATGCTTGTACCTGGCATCAAAAGCAGAAGAAAGCACAGTGCAGGCTCGGCTTCTtgtattttacattaaaaaattat ACACTGATGACAAGTATAGATATGAAATCAAGGACATACTTGAAATGGAAATGAAGATTTTAGAAGCGCTTAATTATTACCTGGTTGTATACCATCCATACCGTTCACTATCTCC GTTGCTTCAGGATGCAGGTCTGAATGATCTAAACATGACTCAACTAACTTG CTATCTTGCTAATATTGTTGGAATTACAACTTCTATATATTAG
- the LOC100784345 gene encoding cyclin-C1-2 isoform X2, which produces MAANFWTSSHYKHLLDQEDVDMVNPLDKEKGITLEDFKLIKMHMANYILKLAQQVKVRQRVVATAITYMRRVYTRKSMTEYDPRLVAPTCLYLASKAEESTVQARLLVFYIKKLYTDDKYRYEIKDILEMEMKILEALNYYLVVYHPYRSLSPLLQDAGLNDLNMTQLTWGFVNDTYKMDLILVHPPHLIALACIYIASVLREKDTTAWFEELRVDMNVEPRGFNTKGLFEEAKERTRCNGRLITGKPR; this is translated from the exons ATGGCTGCCAATTTCTGGACATCATCTCATTA CAAGCATCTTCTGGATCAGGAAGATGTGGATATGGTGAATCCACTTGACAAGGAAAAGGGTATCACACTGGAGGATTTTAAGCTTATTAAGATGCACATGGCTAATT ATATTTTGAAATTGGCTCAACAAGTAAAAGTGAGGCAGAG GGTTGTGGCCACAGCAATTACATACATGAGGCGTGTTTACACCAG GAAGAGTATGACTGAATATGATCCACGTTTGGTAGCTCCAACATGCTTGTACCTGGCATCAAAAGCAGAAGAAAGCACAGTGCAGGCTCGGCTTCTtgtattttacattaaaaaattat ACACTGATGACAAGTATAGATATGAAATCAAGGACATACTTGAAATGGAAATGAAGATTTTAGAAGCGCTTAATTATTACCTGGTTGTATACCATCCATACCGTTCACTATCTCC GTTGCTTCAGGATGCAGGTCTGAATGATCTAAACATGACTCAACTAACTTG GGGGTTTGTAAATGACACATACAAGATGGACCTAATTCTTGTACATCCTCCGCATTTGATTGCTTTAGCTTGCATATACATTGCTAGTGTGCTCAGGGAGAAAGACACCACTGCTTGGTTTGAAGAACTTCGTGTTGATATGAACGTG GAACCAAGAGGTTTCAATACTAAAGGTCTATTCGAGGAGGCAAAGGAACGGACAAGATGTAATGGGCGACTTATTACTGGGAAGCCCAGATAG